The following proteins are encoded in a genomic region of Glycine soja cultivar W05 chromosome 17, ASM419377v2, whole genome shotgun sequence:
- the LOC114392188 gene encoding uncharacterized protein LOC114392188, protein MGQVIHVAVVAASLGCVSTLLMVFIWRLCHHKKEHRNFVQPNSLARMESLQAGIARLHQQPTIYHQFADHKNKNKGNFYVFHNGVSRRGHLFNWDDHPYLLVDAVENGWSRFAFTNYKSNMPSPSKRSTSTLLGACAAGEYGRETEAEISWEVCNGSAEYMQKIRLNPGLKFKNVLHTNNFSNMTVASVIRTALPLPGPPLGNYAFPQEAYFEITILCSCVDDDHESVVAKREGEKTKLLIEDGSNGTGELDSVEEMKLGQKEGGGKSGGSVMFSLGLTAGGGVPLRVPGSYLRSIGFNSSGSVFLEGMKLVMESEKAQWVGTDRVIGCGFDPRQKKVFFTLDSELVHVIHCQSEEFGTPLCPTLAANIDIQVLVNFGQSAFKYAPANAQRTPNPCFIAPLVNSPGATLGYDDSKELFSMGRIDSQWLNRSANKGNIPNGNNTQILDFDEADLFEIVLDGSEKSQNTVS, encoded by the exons ATGGGTCAAGTGATACATGTTGCGGTGGTGGCAGCATCCTTGGGATGTGTTTCAACCCTTTTGATGGTTTTTATATGGCGTTTGTGTCACCACAAGAAAGAGCACAGAAACTTTGTCCAACCCAATAGTTTGGCCAGAATGGAGAGCCTCCAAGCAGGAATTGCAAGACTTCATCAACAACCAACAATCTATCACCAATTTGCTgatcacaaaaacaaaaacaaaggcaACTTTTATGTGTTTCATAATGGTGTCTCTAGAAGAGGACATTTGTTTAATTGGGATGATCATCCCTACCTTCTTGTTGATGCTGTGGAAAATGGTTGGTCTAGATTTGCTTTTACTAACTACAAGAGCAACATGCCATCTCCTTCAAAGAGATCAACCTCAACCCTTTTAGGAGCATGTGCTGCTGGTGAATATGGAAGGGAAACTGAGGCTGAGATAAGCTGGGAAGTGTGTAATGGATCAGCTGAATATATGCAGAAGATTAGGCTCAATCCTgggttgaaatttaaaaatgttcttCACACAAACAACTTTTCCAATATGACTGTTGCTTCTGTCATTAGGACTGCTCTGCCACTTCCTGGCCCTCCTTTGGGGAACTATGCCTTCCCACAAGAGGCCTATTTTGAAATCACCATCTTGTGTTCTTGTGTCGATGATGATCATGAATCAGTTGTCGCGAAGAGAGAAGGTGAGAAGACAAAACTCCTCATTGAAGATGGTTCAAATGGAACAGGTGAATTGGACAGTGTTGAAGAAATGAAACTTGGACAGAAAGAGGGTGGTGGAAAGAGTGGTGGATCTGTGATGTTCTCATTGGGGTTAACAGCTGGAGGGGGTGTTCCTTTGAGAGTTCCAGGTAGCTACCTTCGGAGCATTGGATTCAATTCCAGTGGTTCTGTCTTTCTTGAAG GAATGAAACTTGTAATGGAGTCTGAGAAGGCACAATGGGTAGGAACTGATAGGGTAATTGGTTGCGGGTTTGATCCAAGGCAGAAAAAGGTTTTCTTCACATTGGACTCAGAGTTGGTGCATGTCATTCACTGTCAGTCAGAGGAATTTGGCACTCCACTCTGTCCAACTTTGGCTGCAAATATAGACATTCAGGTTTTGGTTAATTTTGGACAAAGTGCATTCAAATATGCACCTGCAAATGCACAAAGAACACCAAATCCATGCTTCATAGCCCCACTTGTGAATTCCCCTGGTGCTACCCTTGGTTATGATGACAGCAAGGAGCTCTTCTCCATGGGAAGGATTGATTCTCAGTGGCTTAATCGATCCGCAAACAAAGGAAACATCCCCAATGGGAATAATACTCAAATCTTAGATTTTGATGAGGCTGATCTATTTGAAATAGTCTTGGATGGTTCAGAAAAGTCTCAAAACACAGTGTCATAG